The segment CTTGGCAGttcatgaaaatattgaaatgcACCTAATGGACGTGGTCACTGCCTACTTATATGGCTCAGTGGaccatgaaatttttatgagaATTCTTGAATGATTGAAAGTTCCTGAAGCACACAATGGTTCTCGAGAAACTTGTTCAATAAAACTTCAGAATTCCTTATACGGATTGAAGCAGTCAGGGCGAATGTGGTATAATCGCCTTAGCAAATATTTGTTGAAAGAAGGATTTAAAAATGATCCAATTTTTCCTTGTGTCTTCATGAAAAGGTCTGGATCTGAATTTGTCATAATAGttgtatattttgattatttgaatATCATTGGAACTCCTGAGAAGCTTTCAAAGGCATTAAAATGTctgaaaaatgaatttgaaatgaaagatctcgGAAAGACAAAATTTTTTCTTGGACTACAAATTGAACATTTTTCAAATGGGATATTCATTCATCCATCAACATAATACATTAAAGAGATTTTACATGGATAAAGCACATCCATTGAGTAGTTCGATGGTTGTGAGATCTGTTGATATTAATAAAGATTGATTTCGACCTCATGAAAATGAAGATGAACTTGTTGGTGCTAAAAtaccatatcttagtgcaattggtgcattaatgtatcttgctaataattctagacctgatatagcttTCTCGGTAAGTTTGTTATCCAGGTTTAGTTCTTCTCCAACACGAAGACACTGGAATGGGATTAAGCATATATTCAGATGCCTCCAAGGGACTATTGATATGTGATTGTTTTACTCAAATAAATCCAAGTCACAATTGATTGGTTATGCAGATGCAGGATATTTGTCTGATCACCATAAAGGTCGATCCCAGACATGCTATTTATTCACACGCGGTGGTACAACTATACCATGGCGTTCAACAAAACAAACTATGGTTGATACTTCGTTTAATCATGCAGAGTTAATAGCTATCCATGAAGCGAGTCGAGAATGTGTTTGGTTGAGTCAGTAACTCAACAAATTCAAGAAACATGTGGTCTTTTTTTAGAAAGAGATGTTCCAACAATATTGTATGAAGATAATGGTGCATGTATAGCTCAACTGAAAGGGGTATAAATTAAAGGAGATAGAACAAAAAACATttcactaaaattctttttcacTCATGATCTTCAAAAGAATGGTGATATAGATGTTCAACAAGTTCGCTCAAGTGATAATTTAGCAGATATGTTTACTAAGGCAATGCCGACTTCAACCTTTGAGAAATTGagatacaaaattaaaatgtgtCGTCTTCGAgatattaaatgatgttttcaTCAGGGGGAGTAAATACGCGCTACACTTTTTTTCCCTTAAGTAAGATTTTTATCCCACTGTGTTTTTTCTTGATAAGATTTTTAACGAGGCAGCAAACAATGCGTATTAAGAATAACTATGCATACACTCTTTCATCTTCTAGATTTTATTTTCTacatggacatccaagggggagtgttgtaaATAATGTGGTGTGGATGTCACGTATCAAATCACACTTCATGACtttaaaagattttaagtatgACTTTAGGAGATTTAATTAGGAATTTAAAGATCTCTTTCATGACTTTGAAAGATTAGGGATATACTTGCTTTCTATATATAGTCATCTTATATGTAGATACAAATGCACCGAAATATTGAAAGATTGGAAGAAAATATTACtactctttctctctttttctttgttattaaattttaatactttattttataacaaaattttacattttacaATTTATTTGAGACAAAGAGTTGTAATTTTGTAACTTTATATGTTGTAAAGTCAAAAGCTCATTGAGTCTGTGcgtttcttaatttctttatttccttCATAAAATTACTATGccttcaattaaataattttaattacttaatattaacaaattaaattgTAGTCATTATAATAAGTCGATACTTGAAAAGAAATGTTAACAATTATTTACTTAAacaaattcatgaaaatattatatattaagtagtatattgtgtatatattagaaataatgtatataatataatggaattattataatatactaGATAGTATATTGTGTATACTTTACCTGCAATTGCAGAGGTTCCAAAGTAAATGGCAAACACGTGTTATATTGGAGTCAAcattcttctttcttcatctttctcattcTTCCTCTCTTCCTTTCCGAATTCTCACAtctctctcaaataaaattatgtagaaaatttcaaataaataaaccCAACAACTATTGGATGCTCCAAAGCTTTAAGGTAATTTAAAGTTCTCAACTTAGATTTATAGCTCTCAATCTCTCCCAACTCACTCTCTTTCAAGATCTAAAGTTTTTGTTAGAAATTCGactcaaaatttttgttaattttctgattttgatCTAAGTTTTTACTTGCATGTGTCTAATGGAGTTTGAGATACCTCGAATTGAATTCATGAGTTTCGATCTTTACTTTGATCAGGATGCTGCTAAATTTCAAAACTGAGTctatatattcaaatttgatttttggagtttatttctatttattattcAATCAAAGTTAAGTTGTACCTATTATTTGAGATGCTGAAGGCCCATTTATGTTAAGTTGAAGAGAGAggctttaatttttaattttctaataaacCTGAGTAGCTTACATTGCAGATTGTTGCACCAGTTCCTCATGTAAAACACATTCAATCTCTCACACATCAAATGGCGGTTCAAGCCACAACTGCACTATCCATATTTGCTCTAGAGATAACAATGTCTATTAACACTGTTTTGAAAATTCAATTGTTTTCAGTGAGCATGTTTTCCTAATTGATGAATTTCTTCCTTTGTCATTATAATTTCAGGATGATCAACCAGAGGTACAAGGCTCGGGGTTTTGGGTTTCAGTTAAAAGAGGTGCAACTATTAGTCCAATCGGTAACATATCgcttttacatttattttaggttttcgGTTGTAATTCAGTAATCAGTAATTAGTAATTCAGTTGCTTGATCTTCCCTTCTGTTTGCAAGCATAAATGCATTTGCCTTCactatatatttttgataaataagatTGCATTTAATATTGCATTGAtactcttattattatttatgaattttcaaGCGAGTCCTTGTGAATCTTCTTTGTAGGTCTTCCTTTTTGGAAGTATAGCCCACCCATGAAATCAAACTACCTCAAGTATTACCTTAACTACTTCAAAAGTGTTCGTTTTACTACTTTAAACGTTTCAAAATGAATTTGGCAGAGTACAGTAATGTGGTTGCATTTAGGTTTTATTTATCTGAAAACACTTAAGATATTAACCAGCTGGTATGTGTTAAGAAATTGTATCAGCATTTTGCTGCTGAAATTGTTCACAGAACACACTTACACAAGAGGGAAAGGAAATGGGTTATGTGCTCTACACATATAGAAGTTGAGTTAAAGCACTTCGTCAGGTTAGTAAGGAATTTCAACTTCCAACAGAAAATATTTTGATCTCTTAATGAGATAAGgttttacattatcattatcttttactTTGCGtctatgaattttatttttgtttgtgctGGTGAAAATGATTATAACTGGAAAAGAGTGGGTCAGATTCTGCATTTCTTTACTCAGATTTTCCATATTGATAGATGGTGATCCTTAAGGTTTCGTCAAGTCTAGCTGGGTGATCATTTATCCTTTTTCTCTTCGTCTTCGTGACGGAAATCCAAACTTAACATTCAAAATAGTAAAGAGTTTGGGATAGTTTAAGGGCCCATGCATTAGCAAGAATGGAGAGGAAGAAATGGTACTTATGCTTCCTATATGCATATGATACATTACTTTTTTGTGAGGCAGAAAGAGACAAACTATTGCATTTAAGAGGGGTTTTATTTAGTTCTCAAGCATTTTCTAGGCTGAAAATCGATCTAAAAGCAGTATATTTAGCATTAATGCAGAATTTTTATGTTGTGAGGAACTAGCTGGTATTTTTTGAGTGTGAAATGAATAAGTTTCCTACAGTATATTTTTCAGTAGGGATGAAGAAGAAAGACATACACGAGTAACTGATAGTTGTACAAATAAGTTTGTTTCAGATTTATTTTTAGATGTACAGACAATCCTCAACTTTAATTAATTCCTCATCTTCAAGCTTTGATTTTCGAGTAGCGAATGAAGTCGGAGAAGGAAGACAAGGGAAGGAGGAGTGCTCAATATTTAGGTTAGTCGTTTGGATGCAGTACACATGTtctaatcataaaaaaaagtcTCATAAACATGTAGTCCACAGGAGAGGATATAATCTATATGGTGTTTGAGGTTAGCTTACATTACAGATGTTGCACCAGTTCCTATATGTTGACACATTCAGGTATTTGTTATGTTGCTTAAGATATCTCAATCGACACTGTCAACTTGCTTTTAAGCCTTACACCTATTTATACTAAATCACCAATTATCTAACTTTGATGAAATTAGCATTTATGTTCTC is part of the Solanum pennellii chromosome 8, SPENNV200 genome and harbors:
- the LOC107027231 gene encoding uncharacterized protein LOC107027231 isoform X8 — translated: MLQSFKIVAPVPHVKHIQSLTHQMAVQATTALSIFALEITMMINQRYKARGFGFQLKEVQLLVQSNTLTQEGKEMGYVLYTYRS
- the LOC107027231 gene encoding uncharacterized protein LOC107027231 isoform X5, with translation MLQSFKIVAPVPHVKHIQSLTHQMAVQATTALSIFALEITMMINQRYKARGFGFQLKEVQLLVQSRMKSEKEDKGRRSAQYLERADNETKG
- the LOC107027231 gene encoding uncharacterized protein LOC107027231 isoform X9, coding for MLQSFKIVAPVPHVKHIQSLTHQMAVQATTALSIFALEITMMINQRYKARGFGFQLKEKERTMRLKVNDIRKESMRNAILKAF
- the LOC107027231 gene encoding uncharacterized protein LOC107027231 isoform X3, whose amino-acid sequence is MLQSFKIVAPVPHVKHIQSLTHQMAVQATTALSIFALEITMMINQRYKARGFGFQLKEVQLLVQSKERTMRLKVNDIRKESMRNAILKGIHLIYAF
- the LOC107027231 gene encoding uncharacterized protein LOC107027231 isoform X6 codes for the protein MLQSFKIVAPVPHVKHIQSLTHQMAVQATTALSIFALEITMMINQRYKARGFGFQLKEVQLLVQSKERTMRLKVNDIRKESMRNAILKAF
- the LOC107027231 gene encoding uncharacterized protein LOC107027231 isoform X7, producing MLQSFKIVAPVPHVKHIQSLTHQMAVQATTALSIFALEITMMINQRYKARGFGFQLKELSEETSKYILAMWFMEDPRMATKPWSVTLAH
- the LOC107027231 gene encoding uncharacterized protein LOC107027231 isoform X1, with protein sequence MLQSFKIVAPVPHVKHIQSLTHQMAVQATTALSIFALEITMMINQRYKARGFGFQLKEVQLLVQSKERTMRLKVNDIRKESMRNAILKGIHLIYGIISAVLVQFYANVDFNMTRVLVIMSIKKKNRSQ
- the LOC107027231 gene encoding uncharacterized protein LOC107027231 isoform X4; translated protein: MLQSFKIVAPVPHVKHIQSLTHQMAVQATTALSIFALEITMMINQRYKARGFGFQLKEVQLLVQSLSEETSKYILAMWFMEDPRMATKPWSVTLAH